The Pelobates fuscus isolate aPelFus1 chromosome 2, aPelFus1.pri, whole genome shotgun sequence genome has a segment encoding these proteins:
- the LOC134586040 gene encoding hemoglobin subunit alpha-3-like, translating into MSTPPLALSDREKGALATFWVKITPDWTALGAAAMYRLILIHDDAREHYSQFDLSENSPDLRDHGVKIINAFGNAIKNMDNLPDAICDQNGLPMNVLHVETQHFWCMCMAIQITLVAHYKEDFTGECLSAWTKFIYHLSNALADKRK; encoded by the exons ATGTCCACTCCACCCTTAGCCCTGTCTGATAGAGAGAAGGGAGCTCTGGCTACATTTTGGGTAAAGATCACCCCTGATTGGACTGCTCTGGGTGCAGCGGCTATGTACAG GCTTATCCTGATCCATGATGATGCCAGGGAGCACTACAGCCAATTCGACTTGAGTGAAAACTCCCCTGATCTCCGTGACCATGGTGTTAAAATCATAAATGCCTTTGGAAATGCCATCAAGAACATGGACAACCTTCCAGATGCCATCTGTGACCAGAATGGCCTGCCTATGAATGTTCTACATGTAGAAACCCAGCATTTCTGG tgtatgtgtatggctatTCAAATTACGCTGGTCGCCCACTATAAAGAGGACTTCACTGGTGAGTGTCTTTCTGCCTGGACAAAGTTTATTTATCACCTTTCCAATGCCCTGGCAGACAAACGCAAGTAA